In Kaistella faecalis, a genomic segment contains:
- a CDS encoding glycosyltransferase family 2 protein, with protein sequence MNLSIIIPLLNEEDSLEELFSRIHNVCTTSNLSYEIWFVDDGSTDLSWSIIENMKVQFPQIHGIKFSRNYGKSQALHAAFEKAQGEVVITMDADLQDFPEEIPDLYKMVKEEDYDIVSGWKKKRFDNVMTKNLPSKLFNAAARKVSGVELHDFNCGLKAYKKQVVKSIDVYGDMHRYIPVLAANAGFRRITEKEVQHQARPYGTSKFGTERFVRGFLDLITLWFVSRFGGRPMHFFGAVGTLMFIVGFLSAFWLGISKLIDVSRGIYGHLLTNNAWFFIALTMMILGTLLFIAGFLGEMIIRTNREHKNYNIDEVI encoded by the coding sequence ATGAATTTATCCATCATAATACCTCTTCTCAATGAAGAGGATTCCCTTGAAGAATTATTTTCAAGAATTCACAACGTCTGCACGACCTCAAATCTTTCTTACGAGATTTGGTTTGTTGACGATGGCAGCACCGATCTTTCCTGGAGCATCATTGAAAATATGAAAGTTCAGTTTCCCCAGATTCATGGGATAAAATTTTCAAGAAATTACGGTAAGTCTCAGGCTCTACACGCAGCTTTCGAAAAAGCACAGGGCGAAGTCGTAATCACGATGGATGCTGATTTACAGGACTTTCCAGAAGAAATTCCGGATTTATACAAGATGGTGAAAGAAGAGGATTACGATATTGTTTCGGGCTGGAAAAAGAAACGTTTCGACAATGTGATGACCAAAAATCTTCCCTCAAAACTCTTCAACGCAGCTGCCAGAAAAGTTTCCGGAGTCGAACTTCACGATTTTAACTGCGGTCTGAAGGCTTATAAAAAACAGGTTGTAAAATCAATCGATGTTTATGGCGATATGCACCGGTACATTCCGGTTTTGGCTGCCAATGCCGGTTTCCGGAGAATTACCGAGAAAGAAGTACAGCATCAGGCAAGACCTTACGGGACCTCAAAATTCGGTACAGAAAGGTTTGTACGCGGATTTCTTGATTTAATCACGCTTTGGTTCGTAAGCCGTTTTGGCGGAAGACCCATGCACTTTTTTGGTGCAGTTGGTACCCTCATGTTTATTGTAGGATTTTTATCCGCATTCTGGCTCGGAATTTCAAAATTAATCGATGTTTCAAGAGGAATTTATGGACATTTGCTCACCAATAATGCATGGTTTTTTATTGCATTAACGATGATGATTCTGGGAACGTTGCTCTTCATTGCAGGATTTTTGGGCGAAATGATTATTAGAACAAACCGCGAACACAAAAATTATAATATAGACGAGGTAATTTAA
- a CDS encoding GIN domain-containing protein: protein MKNLFILLLAFTVISCGDISPKGNIESKDIPLDEFVNLNLKGKFRLFYIKSDSSFVNVETYPNILNNLKIKVKDKTLNIEEKRAVKDIDFYNVTIYSKYNLEKVSISDSVEMNISSEIKTDNFRLNLKNNGKFIGSVNSRRAEVEMTGKSRANFLGKTKDAVIKISDTASIIAPYWNIENLNISSQNGIYAEVNVKDSLKGTIKNTSKMVYYDDPIRAFKSDKTANVQNRKME, encoded by the coding sequence ATGAAAAATCTGTTTATCTTACTCCTTGCTTTTACTGTCATTTCCTGTGGAGATATTTCTCCCAAAGGGAATATTGAAAGCAAAGATATTCCGCTTGATGAATTTGTTAACCTAAATTTAAAAGGCAAATTCCGCCTGTTTTACATCAAAAGCGACAGCAGTTTTGTGAACGTGGAAACTTACCCGAATATTTTAAATAATCTTAAAATCAAGGTTAAAGACAAAACCTTGAACATCGAGGAAAAGCGCGCTGTAAAAGACATTGACTTTTACAACGTTACCATTTATTCTAAGTATAATCTGGAGAAGGTTTCGATCTCCGACTCTGTAGAAATGAACATTTCCAGCGAAATTAAAACCGACAACTTCCGGTTGAATTTAAAAAATAATGGTAAATTTATTGGGTCAGTTAATTCCCGCCGGGCAGAAGTGGAAATGACGGGAAAAAGCCGCGCGAACTTCCTGGGCAAAACAAAAGATGCGGTAATTAAAATTTCCGATACCGCAAGCATTATCGCTCCTTACTGGAACATCGAAAATTTGAATATTTCCTCACAAAACGGAATTTATGCTGAAGTAAATGTAAAGGATTCGCTTAAAGGAACCATTAAAAATACGTCAAAAATGGTTTACTATGATGATCCGATCCGCGCGTTTAAGAGTGATAAAACGGCTAATGTTCAGAACAGGAAGATGGAGTAA